A portion of the Zymoseptoria tritici IPO323 chromosome 8, whole genome shotgun sequence genome contains these proteins:
- a CDS encoding uracil phosphoribosyltransferase FUR1, which yields MASEGQPSPVIRAPSQQLGPDYKTSTDRPTATVSTNPKIHNLHILPQTPQLIALLTMLRDKTTGRADFIFHSNRISRLLVEEALNHLPVLPHTITTPVGRTYAGVEFEGKICGVSIMRAGEAMEQALRECCRSVRIGKILIQRNEETSQPQLFYDKLPEDIKNRWVLLLDPMLATGGSALMAVDVLLSKGVPEERILFLNLIASPEGVQNFAEKFPKVRVVTAFVDQGLNEKNYIVPGLGDFGDRFYTL from the exons ATGGCTTCAGAAGGACAGCCATCACCAGTGATCCGG GCTCCAAGTCAACAACTTGGTCCGGATTACAAGACATCGACCGACAGACCAACAGCCACCGTCTCCACGAACCCGAAAATCCACAATCTGCATATCTTACCACAAACCCCTCAGCTCATCGCTCTTCTCAC CATGCTCCGCGACAAAACCACCGGCCGCGCAGACTTCATCTTCCACTCCAACCGCATCTCCcgcctcctcgtcgaagaagcccTGAACCACCTCCCCGTCCTCCCCcacaccatcaccaccccCGTCGGCCGCACCTACGCCGGCGTCGAATTCGAAGGCAAAATCTGCGGCGTGTCCATCATGCGCGCCGGTGAAGCCATGGAGCAAGCTCTCCGCGAATGCTGTCGTTCCGTGCGGATCGGCAAGATCCTCATCCAGCGTAACGAGGAGACGTCCCAGCCGCAACTGTTCTACGATAAGTTACCCGAGGATATCAAGAATCGATGGGTGCTGCTTCTGGATCCGATGTTGGCGACGGGCGGGAGTGCGTTGATGGCGGTGGATGTGCTGTTGAGTAAAGGTGTGCCCGAGGAGAGGATTTTGTTTTTGAATTTGATTGCGAGTCCCGAGGGGGTGCAGAATTTCGCGGAGAAGTTTCCGAAGGTGAGGGTTGTGACGGCGTTTGTGGATCAGGGGTTGAATGAGAAGAA CTACATTGTTCCTGGACTGGGTGACTTTGGCGATAGGTTCTATACACTCTGA
- a CDS encoding chaperone ATPase HSP60 has translation MQRAFTSAPRAMARSSSRITPGSLVQQRFAHKELKFGVEARAALLTGVETLARAVATTLGPKGRNVLIESSYGSPKITKDGVTVAKAITLKDKFENLGARLLQDVASKTNEVAGDGTTTATVLANAIFSETVKNVAAGCNPMDLRRGTQAAVEAVIEYLQANKRDITTSAEISQVATISANGDTHIGALLASAMEKVGKEGVITVKEGKTITDELEVTEGMKFDRGFISPYFITDTKTQKVEFEKPLILLSEKKISAVQDIVPALEASQQLRRPLVIIAEDIDGEALAVCILNKLRGQLQVAAVKAPGFGDNRKSILGDIAVLTSGTVFTDELDIKLEKATPDMLGSTGSITITKEDTVILNGEGTKDMVSNRCEQIRGVIADPTTSDYEKEKLQERLAKLSGGVAVIKVGGASEIEVGEKKDRMVDALNATRAAVEEGILPGGGTALLKAAANALNNVKTANFDQQLGVSIVKNAITRPARMIVENAGTEGSVVVGKLMDEFASDFNKGFDSQKGEYTDMIAAGILDPFKVVRTGLTDASGVASLLGTTEVAIVEAAEEKGGAPGGGMGGMGGMGGMGGMGF, from the exons ATGCAGCGCGCTTTCACATCCGCCCCGAGGGCAATGGCCCGCTCATCATCGAGAATAACTCCCGGCTCGCTCGTACAGCAACGATTCGCACACAAGGAGTTGAAGTTTGGTGTCGAGGCCAGAGCTGCTCTTCTCACCGGTGTCGAGACCCTCGCAAGAGCTGTTGCCACAACATTGGGACCAAAGGGCAGAAATGTCTTGATCGAGTCAAGCTACGGCTCGCCAAAGATCACCAAGG ACGGTGTGACTGTTGCCAAAGCCATCACCCTCAAGGACAAGTTCGAGAACCTCGGCGCCCGGTTACTCCAGGATGTCGCCAGCAAGACCAACGAAGTTGCTGGTGACGgtaccaccaccgccaccgtcCTCGCCAATGCCATCTTCTCCGAGACCGTCAAGAACGTCGCCGCCGGCTGCAACCCAATGGATCTCCGCAGAGGCACCCAGGCTGCGGTCGAAGCCGTCATCGAGTACCTCCAAGCCAACAAGCGCGACATTACCACATCCGCCGAGATCAGCCAGGTCGCAACCATTTCCGCCAACGGCGACACACACATCGGTGCGCTTCTCGCCAGCGCGATGGAGAAGGTCGGAAAAGAGGGTGTCATCACCGTCAAGGAGGGCAAGACCATTACCGATGAGCTCGAGGTCACTGAGGGTATGAAGTTCGACCGTGGTTTCATCTCTCCATACTTCATCACCGACACCAAGACACAAAAGGTCGAGTTCGAGAAGCCTttgatcctcctctccgagAAGAAGATCTCCGCTGTGCAGGACATTGTTCCAGCTCTCGAGGCTTCCCAGCAGCTCCGCCGTCCTCTTGTTATCATCGCCGAGGACATTGACGGTGAGGCTCTTGCTGTCTGCATTCTCAACAAGCTCCGTGGTCAGCTTCAAGTCGCCGCCGTCAAGGCTCCCGGCTTCGGTGACAACCGCAAGAGCATTCTCGGCGATATCGCCGTCCTTACCTCCGGAACCGTCTTCACCGACGAGCTCGACATCAAGCTCGAAAAGGCTACCCCAGACATGCTAGGCTCCACTGGCTCCATCACAATTACCAAGGAGGACACTGTCATCCTCAACGGTGAGGGAACCAAGGACATGGTCAGCAACCGCTGCGAGCAGATCCGCGGCGTCATCGCCGATCCAACCACCTCGGActacgagaaggagaagctccAAGAGCGTCTTGCCAAGCTCTCCGGTGGTGTTGCCGTCATCAAGGTCGGCGGTGCCTCCGAGATCGAGGTtggcgagaagaaggaccGCATGGTCGACGCTCTCAATGCCACCCGCGCCGCTGTCGAGGAGGGTATCCTCCCAGGTGGTGGCACTGCTCTCCTCAAGGCCGCCGCCAACGCTCTCAACAACGTCAAGACCGCCAACTTCGACCAGCAGCTCGGCGTGTCCATCGTCAAGAATGCCATTACCCGCCCTGCACGCATGATTGTCGAGAACGCTGGTACCGAGGGTTCCGTCGTTGTCGGCAAGCTCATGGATGAGTTCGCTTCCGACTTCAACAAGGGTTTCGACAGCCAGAAGGGCGAGTATACTGATATGATTGCTGCGGGTATCCTTGATCCTTTCAAGGTCGTGCGCACTGGTTTGACTGATGCGTCCGGTGTTGCATCCCTGCTCGGAACAACCGAGGTTGCCATCGTCGAGGCTGCGGAAGAGAAGGGCGGTGCGCCAGGCGGCGGTATGGGTGGTATGGGCGGTATGGGAGGCATGGGCGGCATGGGCTTCTAA